The Pseudanabaena sp. ABRG5-3 genome includes the window ATCATTCTTATTACTGTGCTTTGCTAGATTATTGTGAGTTTGTGGAGGCGGCTCATATGAATTATAGAGTTTATGTAGATAGACAAATATTGTTGCAGCTATTCGCATCTTCTTGGCAGGTTTTGCTACTTTTTACTTTGTCTATAATAGGATTTGATACAAATGCGATCGCTCAGACTAAATCAAAGCTGAACAACGATCAAATTAGTAATCAAAAGGATGTCTCAAAATCTCAGATTACAGGAAAAGTAAATCTTCAAAACTCTCTGGTAAATCTCCAAGATTCTTCAAATATTGTTGTTTCTCCAAATGAAAATGCTGATACAAATATCTCGCAATCAGTGACATCGGTTTCTCAATTGAGTGATGTGCGATCGACGGACTGGGCATTTACGGCTTTGCAATCTTTGGTCGAACGTTATGGATGTGTTGCGGGTTATCCCGATTATAAATTTCGTGGTCAACAAGCTATTTCACGTTATGAATTTGCGGCAGGTTTAAATGCTTGCTTAGATAAAATTAATGAAGTCATTGCGACAGGTCTATCAGATAAAGCCGATAAAGAAGATCTTGCAACTATCCAAAAACTTCAAGAAGAATTTGCAACGGAGTTATCTGCTTTGCGTGGTCGGATAAATACTCTAGACTCAAAAACCACTGCCTTAGAAGCACAGCAATTTTCGACAACAACCAAACTCTTCGGTCAGGCAATCTTTGGGTTGCAGGGGCGTTTTGGCAATACGGCTGATATTTTCCCGCGAGATGGTATTCGGACAGTAGGTGAAGTTGATCAAGGCACAAATCTAACTTTTGGCTATAACTTGGGACTCACATTCCTCACTCAGTTTGATTCCTTCAATCGCAGCATTCTCCTTGTGGGATTAAGTTCGGGTAATTTAGCTATTAATTCAGGGTTGCCATTGCGAGATAGTTACACATTACTGGGATATGAGGGAACGACTGCTAATCAAATCACTCTGTCCGATCTCTCCTATCGGTTTAAAGTTAGTAATAATGCTGCTTTCATTATTGGTGCGGCTGGAGTTAGCCCTAGTGCTGTATTTCGTGGTCCTAATCGTGTGGAAAGTTCAGGAACTGGGCCAATTTCCGCCTTTGCTCAGCGCAACCCGATTTTAGGACTTGGTGCGGGTAGTGCAGGGATCGGGTTTGACTGGCAGATCAGCGATCGCATTAGTTTGCAGGGTGTATATGCCGCAGGTGATCCTGCTAATCCTACTACGGGAGGACTGACGGGTGGTTCGTATGTTACAGGGTTACAAGCTACGCTGATGCCAACGGACTCGATTGATACAGCGCTTTATTACCTGCATTCATACACGACAACTGGCTCCCTCAATACTGGAATTGGCGATAGTGTAATTGGTCTGGGCTCAAGTTTTTTAACTGATGCGATCGGAGCAACTCTCAACTGGCGGATTAGTCCCTATGTAACTTTAGGCACATGGGGTGGCTATACCAAATCTAATGCGGTTATTGGTGCTTCGGGTACGGTGGAAACTACGAACTGGATGGTCTATTTGAACTTTCCTGATCTGTTTAAGCAAGGGAATCTGGGGGGGATTTATATTGGACAACCGCCCAAAATTACGAGTAGTAATTTATCAATCGGTAATGTCCCTAGTTTTCTAAATAGTGCGGGATTTGCTAGCGAAGTAGCAGGTTCACAACCAGCTAGCACAACCCATCTAGAACTTTTCTATGTACATCGACTGACCGATCGCATCAGCATTACCCCTGGGCTGATCTTTTTGTTTAATCCTCTTCAGACCTCAACAAGTGACACAGTCACGATTGGCACAATTCGCACGACTTTCTCATTCTAAAAAATGGATTCTGAAAAATAGAGCAAAGTAGTAGAGCAAAGTTTATGAAAATACGTTCGTTGATTTGGAAAACTGGATGTGCGGTTGTAATTGGCGTAATTTGCAGTGTTGCGCCCTCCTCTGTACCGAGGAGTACTGCCCAATATGGACCGCCTATTCCTCCTATTAGTCCTTCTCCCAGCAGTAGTTACAGTCCTACTCCCCTAGTGCCGCCGATTGGTTTCCCGACTAGCCCACCTGGAGTACTTTGCGATCGCTTAACAAACACAATATGTAGTGGTACTCCTCCTACTCCTAATGTGCCTAGCATCGGTGATCTAGATAACAAAATAAGTAGAGAACTGTGTTCCTATGCAAAGTGTTCGACACCTGTGCCAGTCACTCTTGCATTTGTTCAAGATGCACTACAAAGGTCAGCACAGGTTACAGATAGTGCCACTGCTTTGGTTTACCCCAATATTTTTCCTGATCGTATAGAGATTTTAATCGTGCCGTCTTCAGGGAAAGAAATCCGTAAAGTTGTTCCCAATGTACAAAGTTCCGAAGTAACTGAAACAGTACAAGAATTTCTAAATTCTTTGCGTGATTCTAGTAATGATGATTACTTACCCCTAGCACAGAAGCTCTATAACTGGATAATCCGACCAATAGATGAAGATTTACAGTCAGAGGGAATCAAAACTCTAATTTTTGTGATGGATGGTTCTTTAAGGTCGATTCCGATTAGTGCTTTGCATGATGGTAATAAATTCGTAGTTCAGAAATATGCCACAGCAACCATCCCATCAATGGGTTTGGTTAATTTACAGTTACGCGATCGCCGCCGTTCGAGCATACTTATTATGGGATTGACTCAAGCCCAGCAAGGATTTACGGCTTTGCCGAATGTGGAAGTTGAAACTAAGGTAATCGCCTCAAAGATTTTGCAAGGCAATCTGTTTCTCAATCAAGACTTTACGATTGAAAATCTCAAGAATCAGCAAAGTAAAAACAACTATGGAATTGTTCATTTAGCGACTCATGCGCAATTTTTGAGCGATAACATTGATGGTGCTTTTATTCAATTTTGGAATGAACGGCTTTATCTTAACAATCTTCGTACAATTAGATTGGGAGAAGAGCCAATTGAAATGCTGACATTGAGTGCCTGTGAGACCGCAGTGGGGAAAAACTTAGGGCTTAGTGGTATGGCTCTTGTATATAAATCTAAGAGTGTACTTGCCTCACTATGGACAGTTAGTGATGCAGGCACTACGCCCTTGATGTTGTCTTTTTACAGTTATTACCCAACTTCTAAGAGTAAGGCGATCGCAATTCAGCAAGCGCAATTAAATTTATTAGAAGGAAAAGTACGGATTGAATCTGGACAGATCAAGGGAGTTGGTAAATTACCTACAATTCCTCTTAATCAGGTTACAGGTGATATTGATCTCAAGCATCCGTACTTTTGGTCTTCCTTTGTTTTAGTGGGAAATTGGCTCTAAAAAAAGACCCACGCTTAGCGTGGGTCTTTTTTTTAACGGAGAGAGAGGGATTCGAACCCTCGTTAAAGTTTCCCCTAAACAGCATTTCCAGTGCTGCGCCTTCAACCACTCGGCCATCTCTCCTCGCTTAATGTAACAGCAACTTTAAATAAGTTACTTATTTCATCGTGCGGATTTTAATCATACCAAAGCTTGGTACATATGCAAGAGTTGGAATCGTAAAAAAGCAAATTTTTTTGATAGTTTTTTTGTTTGCCCATATGGGCAAACAAAAAAACTTATGTAGCGTGTTGGCGATACCAAGCGATCGTCTGGTTTAAACCTTGGCGAAAATCTACCTGTGCTGTGAATCCAAATGACTGCTTAGCGCGTTCGACATCAAGGCAACGGCGAGGTTGACCATTTGGCTTGTCTGTTTCCCAGACAATCTTGCCATCGTAGCCCATTAGCTCGGCAATCAAATGAATCAAGTCCTTGATCGAAATTTCAGAACCTGTGCCAATATTGACAGGCTCAGATTCGTTATAAAGGGCTGATGCAAGGGTAATACCGCGTGCGGCATCCTCAGAATAGACAAACTCTCTCGTAGGTGTACCATCACCCCATACCGAAATAGTGCGATCGCCTCTTTGTTGAGCTTCATGAACCTTGCGAATCAGTGCAGGAATTACATGGGAGCTACGGGGATCAAAATTATCTTCAGGTCCATATAGGTTTACGGGCAGGAGATAAATGCCATTAAACCCATATTGCTGACGATAGGACTGTAACTGTACTAGCAGAGCTTTTTTGGCTACGCCGTAGGGGGCATTGGTAACTTCAGGATAACCATTCCAAAGATCTGATTCTTTAAATGGTACTGGGGTGAAGTTGGGATAGGCGCAGATCGTACCAACACAGACAAATTTCTGCACACCTGCTTGATAGGCGGCATGAATTAACTGTACGCCCATCATGAGATTATCGTAGAAAAGTTCTGCTGGTTTTTCACGGTTGAGTCCAATGCCACCAACATGCGCTGCAAGATGAATAATGAGATTTTGTTCTTGAACGACTTTTTCACAAACCGCTAGCGATCGCAAATCATGATCTTTTGACCTTGGGACAGTGATCAAATCTGGGTTAGCGCCTGCGGCGACTAGTTGGGCAATTACCTGCTTACCTAAAAAGCCAGCACCACCAGTGACGAGAATCTTCTGATCTTTAAATTGATCTTGCTGTAGTTGAGAATTGGTTTGAGTTTCTGGCATAGAAATTTCTGTAAAAAATTTAGAGCGATTTGTAAATAGTTGAATAAAAACCCTGCAAAGCAGGGTTTTTAAATTACCAGTTGGATGACTGTCCAGAACTTCGCAAGGTAGCAATATCTTGAGCGATCGTTCCTTTGGGATTCGGCAAGCCCAATGCTTCCAAATCCGCATCAACCATCAGTTCAACTAAACCCTTAAAGGTGACTTTGGGTTCCCATCCCAGCTTTTGTTTTGCCTTAGTGCAGTCACCCAATAGCAAATCAACTTCGGCAGGACGGAAATAGCGAGGATCGATCTCTACATAGTCTTCCCACTTGAGATTGACGTAAGCAAAGGATTCTTCGAGAAACTCACGCACAGAATGGGTTTCACCAGTCGAGATCACATAGTCGTCAGGCTTATCTTGCTGCAACATTAACCACATTGCCTCCACATAATCCTTGGCATAGCCCCAGTCACGCTTAGAGTCGAGATTACCCAAGTAAAGTTTTTTCTGAGTACCTGCAACGATACGGGCGATCGCCCTTGTAATTTTGCGAGTAACAAAGGTTTCACCACGACGGGGAGACTCATGGTTAAACAAAATGCCATTGCAAGCAAATAGTCCATAGGATTCGCGGTAATTCACCGTTTGCCAATGGGCATATACCTTGGCACAGGCATAGGGACTACGAGGATAAAAAGGGGTCGTCTCACTTTGAGGTACAGCTTGGACTAAGCCATACATTTCTGACGAACCTGCTTGATAAAAACGAATTTCTTTGTCATTACGTTGTTGATAATCCCTTAGAGCCTCTAGTAAGCGTAAAGTCCCCATCCCTACAGCATCAACGGTGTATTCAGGGGAGTCAAAACTGACACGCACATGGGACTGCGCTCCAAGGTTAAATACTTCATGAGGCTGTACAGCTTCCAAAATACGTCCTAAGGTTGTGCCGTCAGTCAAATCGCCATAGTGCAGAAATAATTTGGTTTCTGGTAGGTGCGGATCTTGATACATATGATCAATGCGATCGGTATTGATCGTTGAAGAACGACGAATGATCCCGTGGACTTCGTATCCTTTAGCTAATAAAAGTTCTGATAAATAAGATCCATCTTGACCCGTAATGCCCGTGATTAAAGCGCGTTTGGATGTACTCATGAAGTATGCTTTGAAAGAACTCTACAAGATTTTACTCGTTAGCATACCTAATAAATTCTCTAGTTTGTGAAGATTTCATAGTAATCAGTGAAAAGGCTTACATTGTTAGAGAAAAGACATAGCCTCTTCTAGATTTCATTATTAAGAAACTATAAACATTTACCATCGATCAACATTTTTTCAAACTCAGGTGCGGGCAGTGGTGGACTAAAGAAATATCCCTGCATCTGATCACAACCATGTTCTTTTAAAAACTGTACCTGTTCTGCAGTTTCCACACCTTCGGCAATAACTTGAAGTGACAAACTATGCCCCAAATCAATAATTGCTAAGGAAATGGTGGCATCGTGGCGATCTGTAGTTACATCTTGGATAAAGCAGCGATCAATTTTGAGTGTATTCACTGGAAAATGTTTGAGATAGCTTAGAGATGAATAGCCCGTACCAAAGTCATCGATCGCTACTTTTACTCCCATTTGCTGTAACTGCGATAAAATGCCAATCGTAAATTCAGCATTTTGCATAATGATGCTTTCGGTGAGTTCCAGCTCCAAATGATGTGGCTCAGTACTGCTTTCCTGTAGTATTTTGCCGATAATTTCGATTAAGTTATTGTCGGGGCGAAAATGCTGACCAGATAGATTAACCGCAACAAATCCATAATGTATTCCTGATTCTCGCCATGATCGCATTTGCTCACAAACTTCCCTAAGGACTAACTCACTTAAACGGAGAATTAGTCCTGTTTGCTCAGCAACGGGAATAAACTTGCTAGGCAGAATGATCCCTAGATCAGGATGTTGCCATCTGGCTAATGCTTCTGCACCAACAATTTGTCCTGATTGAAGATTGACTAGGGGCTGATAGAAGACTCGAAATTCATAGCGATCAAGGGCCCGATGTAGACTATTTGCTAACGCCATGTACTCCGAGGATTGGACATTTAGCTCAGAGCTATACAGTTTATAGCTATTTCTGCCGTGGGTTTTGGCATAGTACATTGCTAATTCGGCATTTTTGATTAACCCATCTACTTCTTGATGATCATCAGGAAAGATGGTGATACCAATGCTACTGGTAATGAAAACCTCATGACCATACAAGTTATAGGGACGGCTTAATAGATCTAAAATCTTTTGGGTTTCAAGTTTGATGCTCATCGGATCTCTAACATCAGAGATGATCATGGCAAACTCGTCGCCCTGCATTCGCGCTACCATATCGCAGGGAGCCGTATATCGCTTTAAACGTTCTGCGATCGCTTTGAACAATTGGTCGCCAATATCATTACCAAGGGTGTTGTTAATGATATTGAAGTTATCCATATCCAAGAAGAGTAATGCTAGGGACTTATTGTTGATTTTGGCATGGAGTACGGCTTGGCTTAAAGACTCATGAAACAAAATTCGATTAGGTAATTGCGTCAGTCCATCATGATGAGACAAATATTCAAATCTTGCGCCGACAGCTTTGATCTCGTCATAGTAATGCTCTTTAACGGAATTGTATTTTTGCAAGCGGGAGGCGATCGCCCCTAACAACTCCGCAGAAGTAAATGGCTTAGTGAGATAGTCGTCTGCCCCCATTTGCATTGCTTGACGCATATCTGCCTTTTCCGTCATCGCCGTTAAAAATATAAACGGAATCATTGATGTTTTTGGTTCTTGGCGCAGTGCCATGAGCGTTCCATAGCCATCTAGCTCTGGCATGGCGATATCGCAGATAATTAAATTTGGTAGATAGGTTTTGGCAGTCTGTACCCCCACGACTCCATTTTCAGCTCCTAATACATCGAATCCTTCATAGGAGAGCGTCTCCATGATCTCTTCGCGTAAAGCTTCTACATCTTCGATTACTAGAATCGTTGTCATGATTTTATTTTTTCTATCAAAGTTTGTAGCTTAAAACGAGCAGATAGCAACTCTGCTGATTTTAACCCGTAGATATAGGTAACTTGACTCGCACGGTAGTACCTTGATTTTCAACACTAGTAAGTTGAATTGTGCCACCGAGAATGTCAATTGAATTTTTGATAATTGCCATTCCTAAACCCGTTCCTGCAATCATACCAACATTATGAGCGCGATAAAAATGCTCAAATATCTTTTCTTGGTCAACTTCAGGTATGCCAATTCCTTTGTCTTGAAATTCTAATAATAGCTTAGGGATCCGATCATTAGTCTGGGAGATGCTGAAATAGACCTCCACACTATTTGGGGAATACTTAATCGCGTTAGACAATAGATTGGAAATAATTTGTTTGAAAAACTTAGTGTCAATTACGATGTTAGTAGGTGTATTGATGTTTTTAAAAATGATTTTATGCTTACCATTTCCTAGTAGTTTTGTCTGTTCAATTATTTCTAAACAAAATTTTTCTAGGTTAATTGTCTCGCCCCGTACTTCAAATTTTCCTGATTCAGTCTTGCCAATAACTAGTACCTCCTCTAATAGGTTAGTCATGCCTTTAACTTCACGTTGGATTTTATCAATTCTTTCTAGCTTTTTATCCTCTGACATCTTATGTCCATAGTTGCGGAGTAAATCGCTTGCTGTTTGGATAGTAGCAAGGGGAGTCCGAAACTCATGGGAAGCTCTAGAAATAAATTGAGATTTTAGTTCGTTTAACTCTTTCTCTTTTCGTAAAGCTCTTTCAAGTTGACTGAGGCTTTGCTCTAGTTGTTGAGTACGATCAGCAACCTGTCGCTCTAGATTTTTGTTGAGATCTTGGACTCTTTCAAATAGTTTGACCTGCTGAATAGCGATTGCCACATGATTAGCTAATTGCTTGAGTAAATCAAGCTCAAACTCTTCCCACTGACGGGCTTCTAAACATTGATGGGCAATGAGCAGACCCCATAATGTATCTCCAAAGGAAATTGAAGCGACAATATTTGCTTTGACTTGAAAACATTGTAAAAGCTCTTTGTGGCAAGGGCTTAAATCGGAAATCTCAACATCATTGATACTGGAAATCGTATGATTCTTATAACTTTGGGCATATTCTTGATTAAAACAAGGATCGTTAATTGATTTTCCAAGAATCGATAATGATGAATCGTTGACAGCTTCGACAACAAATGTACCACTCCAATCATCTTGAAATTGGTAGATAGCTACACGATCAATGCGTAATAGCTCCTGAGTCTCTTTAACAGTAATTGCTAAAATTTGATCAAGGTTTAATTCACGTTGAATCTTAAGTAAAATTCCATTTAGTAAGCGTTCTCTTTCACTTTGATATAGTAGTTGGGTTTCAACTCTTTTGCGCTCAGTAATATCATAATAGCTACTTAAATACATCCTTTTTCCTTTATATGTCATGATCCTTGTGGATACTAAAACATCTTTGAATGTACCGTCTTTATGACATATACGGGTTTCAACGGTATTTGCTCGACCAGTTTCTTGAAGTTGTTGTAATCTTTGTAAAGCTTTGTCATGTTCGCTGCGATCGGGATATAAGAAATTTGTGAAATCTTGACTCGCA containing:
- a CDS encoding PAS domain S-box protein; the protein is MQNILDHIQCGIFVLTVEPDPEGSSNNNDPNFTLRFAITNLPFVHFVFGERSIDQTVDLIGLQPHECLPLEFTQLLNSHISECLRSQQRVEYEAKLNLITNRLLLISLSLKTCDSDNSQQIIGTCQDITNLSRSKSLTKHTNDQKFSHLVSSVSDAFVVVDREGIVRYVNQSAEELFGCKAEDIVGESFGLPIVAGESTNIDILNRGKTTSAEMRVSETIDEDRMVYVVASLRDVSERNRIDESLKLRERAIAASSNGIVITDATQPDNPMIYVNPSFERITGYSAAEVIGRNCKFLQGGDRNQIGILDLHQAIQEQRECHAVLLNYRKDGSPFWNDLYIAPVFNDHGELTNYIGIQTDITEQVKSTQRLLESEERLRTVLTSIKEGITFSDDLGYFSIFNSGMENLTGYTISEANASQDFTNFLYPDRSEHDKALQRLQQLQETGRANTVETRICHKDGTFKDVLVSTRIMTYKGKRMYLSSYYDITERKRVETQLLYQSERERLLNGILLKIQRELNLDQILAITVKETQELLRIDRVAIYQFQDDWSGTFVVEAVNDSSLSILGKSINDPCFNQEYAQSYKNHTISSINDVEISDLSPCHKELLQCFQVKANIVASISFGDTLWGLLIAHQCLEARQWEEFELDLLKQLANHVAIAIQQVKLFERVQDLNKNLERQVADRTQQLEQSLSQLERALRKEKELNELKSQFISRASHEFRTPLATIQTASDLLRNYGHKMSEDKKLERIDKIQREVKGMTNLLEEVLVIGKTESGKFEVRGETINLEKFCLEIIEQTKLLGNGKHKIIFKNINTPTNIVIDTKFFKQIISNLLSNAIKYSPNSVEVYFSISQTNDRIPKLLLEFQDKGIGIPEVDQEKIFEHFYRAHNVGMIAGTGLGMAIIKNSIDILGGTIQLTSVENQGTTVRVKLPISTG
- a CDS encoding GDP-L-fucose synthase family protein, whose amino-acid sequence is MPETQTNSQLQQDQFKDQKILVTGGAGFLGKQVIAQLVAAGANPDLITVPRSKDHDLRSLAVCEKVVQEQNLIIHLAAHVGGIGLNREKPAELFYDNLMMGVQLIHAAYQAGVQKFVCVGTICAYPNFTPVPFKESDLWNGYPEVTNAPYGVAKKALLVQLQSYRQQYGFNGIYLLPVNLYGPEDNFDPRSSHVIPALIRKVHEAQQRGDRTISVWGDGTPTREFVYSEDAARGITLASALYNESEPVNIGTGSEISIKDLIHLIAELMGYDGKIVWETDKPNGQPRRCLDVERAKQSFGFTAQVDFRQGLNQTIAWYRQHAT
- the gmd gene encoding GDP-mannose 4,6-dehydratase, with the protein product MSTSKRALITGITGQDGSYLSELLLAKGYEVHGIIRRSSTINTDRIDHMYQDPHLPETKLFLHYGDLTDGTTLGRILEAVQPHEVFNLGAQSHVRVSFDSPEYTVDAVGMGTLRLLEALRDYQQRNDKEIRFYQAGSSEMYGLVQAVPQSETTPFYPRSPYACAKVYAHWQTVNYRESYGLFACNGILFNHESPRRGETFVTRKITRAIARIVAGTQKKLYLGNLDSKRDWGYAKDYVEAMWLMLQQDKPDDYVISTGETHSVREFLEESFAYVNLKWEDYVEIDPRYFRPAEVDLLLGDCTKAKQKLGWEPKVTFKGLVELMVDADLEALGLPNPKGTIAQDIATLRSSGQSSNW
- a CDS encoding iron uptake porin gives rise to the protein MNYRVYVDRQILLQLFASSWQVLLLFTLSIIGFDTNAIAQTKSKLNNDQISNQKDVSKSQITGKVNLQNSLVNLQDSSNIVVSPNENADTNISQSVTSVSQLSDVRSTDWAFTALQSLVERYGCVAGYPDYKFRGQQAISRYEFAAGLNACLDKINEVIATGLSDKADKEDLATIQKLQEEFATELSALRGRINTLDSKTTALEAQQFSTTTKLFGQAIFGLQGRFGNTADIFPRDGIRTVGEVDQGTNLTFGYNLGLTFLTQFDSFNRSILLVGLSSGNLAINSGLPLRDSYTLLGYEGTTANQITLSDLSYRFKVSNNAAFIIGAAGVSPSAVFRGPNRVESSGTGPISAFAQRNPILGLGAGSAGIGFDWQISDRISLQGVYAAGDPANPTTGGLTGGSYVTGLQATLMPTDSIDTALYYLHSYTTTGSLNTGIGDSVIGLGSSFLTDAIGATLNWRISPYVTLGTWGGYTKSNAVIGASGTVETTNWMVYLNFPDLFKQGNLGGIYIGQPPKITSSNLSIGNVPSFLNSAGFASEVAGSQPASTTHLELFYVHRLTDRISITPGLIFLFNPLQTSTSDTVTIGTIRTTFSF
- a CDS encoding EAL domain-containing protein codes for the protein MTTILVIEDVEALREEIMETLSYEGFDVLGAENGVVGVQTAKTYLPNLIICDIAMPELDGYGTLMALRQEPKTSMIPFIFLTAMTEKADMRQAMQMGADDYLTKPFTSAELLGAIASRLQKYNSVKEHYYDEIKAVGARFEYLSHHDGLTQLPNRILFHESLSQAVLHAKINNKSLALLFLDMDNFNIINNTLGNDIGDQLFKAIAERLKRYTAPCDMVARMQGDEFAMIISDVRDPMSIKLETQKILDLLSRPYNLYGHEVFITSSIGITIFPDDHQEVDGLIKNAELAMYYAKTHGRNSYKLYSSELNVQSSEYMALANSLHRALDRYEFRVFYQPLVNLQSGQIVGAEALARWQHPDLGIILPSKFIPVAEQTGLILRLSELVLREVCEQMRSWRESGIHYGFVAVNLSGQHFRPDNNLIEIIGKILQESSTEPHHLELELTESIIMQNAEFTIGILSQLQQMGVKVAIDDFGTGYSSLSYLKHFPVNTLKIDRCFIQDVTTDRHDATISLAIIDLGHSLSLQVIAEGVETAEQVQFLKEHGCDQMQGYFFSPPLPAPEFEKMLIDGKCL
- a CDS encoding CHAT domain-containing protein, giving the protein MKIRSLIWKTGCAVVIGVICSVAPSSVPRSTAQYGPPIPPISPSPSSSYSPTPLVPPIGFPTSPPGVLCDRLTNTICSGTPPTPNVPSIGDLDNKISRELCSYAKCSTPVPVTLAFVQDALQRSAQVTDSATALVYPNIFPDRIEILIVPSSGKEIRKVVPNVQSSEVTETVQEFLNSLRDSSNDDYLPLAQKLYNWIIRPIDEDLQSEGIKTLIFVMDGSLRSIPISALHDGNKFVVQKYATATIPSMGLVNLQLRDRRRSSILIMGLTQAQQGFTALPNVEVETKVIASKILQGNLFLNQDFTIENLKNQQSKNNYGIVHLATHAQFLSDNIDGAFIQFWNERLYLNNLRTIRLGEEPIEMLTLSACETAVGKNLGLSGMALVYKSKSVLASLWTVSDAGTTPLMLSFYSYYPTSKSKAIAIQQAQLNLLEGKVRIESGQIKGVGKLPTIPLNQVTGDIDLKHPYFWSSFVLVGNWL